The Mycolicibacterium duvalii DNA window TGCCCCTGCGCCGCCAGATAGCCGCCCACGCGGCCCGGACCGCAGCCGGCGTCGAGGATGCGCGCACCGCGCGACACCATCGCGTCGACCAGGCGGGCTTCACCGACGAGGTCGGCGCCTTCGCGCGCCATCGCCCGGAATCGTTCGATGTACCACTGCGAATGCCCGGGGTCGGCCTCGACCTTGCGCATCCAGTGGCTCTGCTCGGCCATGCGAGCATTGTCCCCAACCGTGCGCTGCCGCCTGACGAGAGGTCGTGTTGTGTTCCGTGTGATGTTCCATTCGCCGCGCATCGCACCCAACACCGGCAACGCGATCCGGATGGTGGCCGGCAGCGGATGCGAGCTGCATCTGGTCGAGCCGCTCGGCTTCGACCTGTCCGAACCCAAGCTGCGCCGCGCCGGTCTGGACTACCACGACCTGGCCTCGGTCACCGTGCACCCGGACCTGGAGACCGCGTGGGCGGCGCTCACCCCGGCGCGGGTGTACGCGTTCACCGCCCACGCCGGCACGTCGTTCGCCGACGTCGCCTACCGGCCGGGCGACGTATTGCTGTTCGGGCCGGAACCGACCGGGCTCGACGCCGCCACGCTGGCCGATCCGCGCATCACCGCGCAGGTGCGGATCCCGATGATCGCCGGACGACGTTCATTGAACCTGTCCAACGCAGCCGCGGTCGCGGTCTACGAGGCGTGGCGCCAGCACGGCTTCGCCGGCGCGGTGTGATGACGTCCACCCGGCCTAGTTGGCGGTGGGTGGCGGTGGCTCGTAGGGGTGGTACCACTTCCAGCCGGCGCGTTCGCCGGTCGGGCCGCGATAGGGCGGGACGTCGGGGGGTGGCTGGGTGGGTGGGCGGGCCAGGGAGCCGGGGCGTAGCGGTCGGCCTTGGCGGTCGGTGACGGTGATGGTCGGGGCGGGTCCGGTGATGGTGATGACCCCGCGGTGGTGTTGGCGGTGATGCCACGGGCACAGCAGCACCAGGTTGTCCAGCTCGGTGGCTCCGCCGTCCTCCCAGTGCTGCAGGTGATGGGCGTGCAGGCCGCGGGTGGCCCCGCACCCGGGCACCGCGCAGGTGCGATGGCGGTGCTCCAGGGCGCGGCGCAACCGTCGGCTGATGGTGCGGGTGCTGCGCCCGGACCCGATCGGTTCGCCGTGGCGTTGGAACCACACCTCGCAGGTGGCATCACAGCTCAGATAGCGGCGCTCGGCATCAGTGAGCAGCGGGCCCAGATGCAGCGAGGCGACCTTGTCCTTGACGTCGACGTGCACCACCACGGTGGTGCGCTGCCCGTGCGGGCGGGCCGCCACATCGGCGTCCCACCCCGCCTCGACCAACGCCGTGAACGCATCCACCCGCGTCGGCATCGGCGGCCGCACACCGACCGCATCCTCGTCCTCGTCCTCATCATCGCGAGGGGCGGCGTCGGCGGAGTCCTCACCGGCGTGGTCGCGTTTCCACTCGGCGATCAGCCCGTCGTGCTGGGACGCCAGCCCGGCCTCGAACGTCGCCGACTCAAGGGTCGACAGCGTGATCGTCCACCGGATCAACTCACCCTTGGTGGTCTTGCTGATCCCGCGCTGGTGCTCACCGCGCGGCGCCGGCGCCGGTTGCGGCTCGACCTTGACCGCCGTGCGCAACTGCGCCACCGTCATGTTCTCGGCCAACCCCGCATAGTGGGCATCGGAGCCCTGCCCGCCGCGCTGGGCGATCACCCCGACCTGATCCAACGACAACCGGCCCTCCCGCAACAGGGCCGCACAGCGCGGGAACTCGGCCAGCCGGTCGGCGATCGCGGTCACGGTCTCGGCGTTGTTCGGCGAACACCCGATCTTCCACGCCACCAACGCTTCGATCGACCGGCACCCGGTGTTGCCCCACAACCGGTCCCCGTCGATCTGGGCCACGATCTCCACAATCCGGCCATCGATGGCATTGCGCTGACCCGTCAACTCCGACAACTCGTCGAACAACGCATCCAACCGAGCCGCCCGACTCGACGCAGGCTCGACCTCGTCATCGGCCAACAGCGCGGTGGAAGACATGACCCCATACAAGCAGCAGGGTCCGACATTTAGCTTTGGAGTGTGAGTTCGCGGGCGGGCCGAACGTCCGACTGGGACGCGTGGTGATCCCTGAGATTTGAGTGGTCCGCTCGCGAGCTCGGTGGCTGGTCGAGCGGTGTCCTTGTTCGGGAACTTGGAGCCAGCCGGTCGGTGTGGACTCCTGCTTAGGGAATGTCTGGGCCACAGCCGCGATGGTCAGCCACCTGGGTGAATAGGGATTGATGGCTGACAGGAGCACACAACGATGGCATGGACATTAGGAATCGACGTAGCGGTGCGCGCGGCGCATCAAGCGACGCTGGCCCGCGACGGGACCACGGTATGGCGGGGCCGGAAATTCTCGACCCGGCCGGCGGACTTGGAGCGGTTGTGGGCCGATCTGTTCCTGGCCGACGCCACGGACGTGACCGTGGTGGTCGAGCCGACCCGTAACGCATGGATCGTGCTGGCCGAGTGGTTCCGCCGCCGCGGCGCCCGGGTGGTGATGGTGCCTACCACCCAATCGGCGGATCTGCGCAA harbors:
- a CDS encoding HNH endonuclease signature motif containing protein: MSSTALLADDEVEPASSRAARLDALFDELSELTGQRNAIDGRIVEIVAQIDGDRLWGNTGCRSIEALVAWKIGCSPNNAETVTAIADRLAEFPRCAALLREGRLSLDQVGVIAQRGGQGSDAHYAGLAENMTVAQLRTAVKVEPQPAPAPRGEHQRGISKTTKGELIRWTITLSTLESATFEAGLASQHDGLIAEWKRDHAGEDSADAAPRDDEDEDEDAVGVRPPMPTRVDAFTALVEAGWDADVAARPHGQRTTVVVHVDVKDKVASLHLGPLLTDAERRYLSCDATCEVWFQRHGEPIGSGRSTRTISRRLRRALEHRHRTCAVPGCGATRGLHAHHLQHWEDGGATELDNLVLLCPWHHRQHHRGVITITGPAPTITVTDRQGRPLRPGSLARPPTQPPPDVPPYRGPTGERAGWKWYHPYEPPPPTAN
- a CDS encoding tRNA (cytidine(34)-2'-O)-methyltransferase; its protein translation is MFRVMFHSPRIAPNTGNAIRMVAGSGCELHLVEPLGFDLSEPKLRRAGLDYHDLASVTVHPDLETAWAALTPARVYAFTAHAGTSFADVAYRPGDVLLFGPEPTGLDAATLADPRITAQVRIPMIAGRRSLNLSNAAAVAVYEAWRQHGFAGAV